The Sphingomicrobium aestuariivivum DNA window CGACATGACGATGGATCTCGGCGAACTGGTGCGCCGCACGCTGGTGGTGCTCCTGCTGGTGGGCCTCGCGCTCGCGCTGCCGATGCTCACCCCGACGCTGCTCCTCATCTTCGGCGCGATCCTCATCGCCGTGCTGATCCGCTCGGCGGCCTGGCCGTTCGAACAGATGGGGCTCGGCAACACCGCCTCGGTGCTGCTCGGGCTGGCCACCATCCTCCTCCTCCTCTTCGGTTTCGGCTGGCTGTTCGGCGCGCAGTTGTCGGGCCAGTTCGCGAGCCTCCAGGCGCAACTCGCCGAAGCCGCCCCGCAGGTCCGCGCCCAGCTCGAGCGCCTGCCCTTCATCGGCGACCTCGCCGAGGCCACCCCCGACGTGCAGGACATGGCCGGCCAGGCGGTGAACTTCGCCTTCGGCTTCCTCGGCCTCGTGACCAACCTCGTGCTGGTCATCGTCGGCGCCGCCTATTTCGCGCTCGATCCCGATGTCTACAAGCGAGGCCTGTCGAAGATCTTCCCGCGCGACCGTTCGGCCAAGGTGATCGAGGCGATGGACGCCTCGGGCCATGCCCTCAAGCGCTACCTCCTCGGCCAGCTCGCCACCATGACCATCGTCGGCGTGATGGTGTGGATCGGCCTCGCCATCGTCGGCATCCCCTCGGCGGCCGCATTGGGCCTCACCATCGGCGTCTTCAACTTCATCCCGCTCATCGGTCCCTTCATCGGCGCCGTGCCGGGCCTCATCATCGCCTTCTCGGCCGCCCCCGACCTCTTCTGGTATGCGGTGCTTGTCTATCTCGTCGCCCAGCAGATCGAGGGCAATGTCCTCACGCCGATGGTGCAGAACTGGGCGGTCTCCATCCCGCCGGCGCTGCTCATCTTCGCGCTGGCCGCGGCGGGCGGGCTGTTCGGCCTCATCGGCGTCATTCTCGCCGCACCGCTCACCGTGGTGATCTACACCCTCGTCACCATGCTGTGGAGCCGCGATGCGCTCGGCCATGACGTGAAGGTCCCCGGCCGCGACACGCCAGAGCCCGAGCCCGCAAAAGGCTAGGCCGCCGCATGGCGCGTTTCGACCATAAGGGCCGCCCCGTCCCCGCGCCGGACAGCAGCTACGCGTCGAACTGGCCGGCCCGCACCAACCGCGCCACGCGCCCCCGCTCCAGGGCGCGGATCGAGGCGCGCGCCCACCGCGGCAATGGCACGGATGATGTCGCGGCCGCCATCGCCGGCTGGATCGCCGCGCGCCTGCCCGCCAATATCGAGGGCAAGAATGCCGCCTCGCTCCTGCCCGGCCTGTTCTTCATCTTCTTCATCATCGCCAGCGTCTTCGACGACGACGAGCCCGCCACGAAGCCCGCCGTCTCCGGGCGCCCCGCCGTCGAGCGCCCCGTAACCACGCCGCCCGTTTCCGCCACCAGCGGCACCACGATCATCTCGGCGCTACAGCTCGACCGCCTGCAATCCACCGCCCCGCAGGCGCTAAATCCCGTCTTCGCCTCGCGCCGCATCATCGTCGAGGGCCGCGTCGCCGGCACGGACGCGGGCGAGGCGGGCAACGACATCCTCTATTTCGAGGCCAGCCCGCCGATCGCCCTCGATGTCGGCGAGGTGGAGCGCATCGGCCGCTTTTCCGACGCCGCGACCATCAAGGTCGTCTGCAGCGGCGGCGACGTCTTCGAAGGCCGGATCCTCCTGTTCGACTGCCACCGCTTCTACGGCTGAGCGGCGGGCTCGAACTTCACCCCCCGATTGCGCCCGTTGTCGACCAGCAGCCGCTCGACCGCGCCATCCGCCCCTCGCTCGAAGCGCAGCCTGTAGCCGGCCCAGCGAAGGTCATCCTTCGCCACCATCACCGCATCGCGCGTGCGCCCGTTCTTGACCATGCGATAGGCCGCCCCCCCGGCATGCTCGATGACGATCTCGGTGTCGGTCTCGCCATTCACGTAGCGCCCCTCGATGCTTTCCAGCGTCGCGGCATCGGTCGGCACCGGCGCCAGCCGGTCGAAGGTCGCCACCGGCTGCGAGGGCAGGAACAGCCGGAACCGCTCCCCCTCGAAAGCGATCTTGAGGTCGGCAAGCGTCGCATAGGCAAAGACATTGCCCGCCTCGTGGCGCAGCTCGACCGGCTCGCGCCCCTCGAGCTCGCGATAGAGCGCCC harbors:
- a CDS encoding AI-2E family transporter, translated to MTMDLGELVRRTLVVLLLVGLALALPMLTPTLLLIFGAILIAVLIRSAAWPFEQMGLGNTASVLLGLATILLLLFGFGWLFGAQLSGQFASLQAQLAEAAPQVRAQLERLPFIGDLAEATPDVQDMAGQAVNFAFGFLGLVTNLVLVIVGAAYFALDPDVYKRGLSKIFPRDRSAKVIEAMDASGHALKRYLLGQLATMTIVGVMVWIGLAIVGIPSAAALGLTIGVFNFIPLIGPFIGAVPGLIIAFSAAPDLFWYAVLVYLVAQQIEGNVLTPMVQNWAVSIPPALLIFALAAAGGLFGLIGVILAAPLTVVIYTLVTMLWSRDALGHDVKVPGRDTPEPEPAKG